In Rothia mucilaginosa, one genomic interval encodes:
- a CDS encoding ATP-dependent DNA helicase: MTDSGAYGATHPGVTPGAHPVSGAGMLTPAQWCEHNSWQLPNGMLFSAEAAANDPALKPANYRSALDIAEMLNGADGKKPTPEQVRMIEAGPAPTLVIAGAGSGKTATMVDRVIWLVDNGFVRPEEVLGVTFTRKAATELRSRMRAGLNTLRRSRRVAPTDEELREGIADPTVLTYHSYANNLVKEYGLRLGVEQDAQMLGDAQKWQLAAQIVQYWEGELPLDHDGVPVSAATMINQMLQLSDECAEHLVEPQEVIDFCTEQLAAYAAVPDPRRATKTEKEILKVQRLLRNRRVYARMAMSYARVKARMQVLDFGDLMRFAARIAEADPAIREGERARFKVVLLDEFQDTSHAQMRLFSSIYGADEEAGIPAHPVMAVGDPKQSIYGFRGASDGQMFSFYRHFPTEHVQPLFLSIAWRNDISVLNAANHVAEKLKEVPEWVRAADGDITAAQVPDLRPRCALVGEPGSPAFEQAAAGMVGRVDLTYHDSDREEAVAIAERIAAMRAQAVREYERAYAAHRSGDGSVRPRLKMPEIAVLARVHGQLDPIRVECERLGIPVQQVGLGGLLSQPEVVDLVSALRVLADPNRSDALARLLTGARWRLGAADMLALGDWAQSLVRERERALREQMALRMLAEAEDADDAAAIILQAEHLHAAQERLDETLKGAVEDSSGYASLIEAVENLPQDGADGEPLYGEQYRGRRFSPAALERLRAFAEQMRVLRAGLSEDLGTLLYEIERTMLLDIELAVRPGTDPLGSRANLDAFHEVAAAYGMSAPRINAMIYAGSDGVSAEEGDPGARRFLLSSGGVSYVMGFLAWLERADDEEKGLALGAVEPDPNAVQLMTMHAAKGLEWDHVLLPGLCGSATGGQTPNLWQMSANAALPWPLRGDREYLPSILETMEEITAFEKAKDLEDYLAEHKDDAAEHAGMEDRRLMYVAMTRARNLLAMSAYRWKSASVAPQPVQPFWEELMEMLFKSLFDMGTPTVDAPSVRFEETMDTPWAAPQLVGMGLSYTMPNPADKRKKVHLNHVRRWVEQLAESKYRLTEPVTLVHGTVVDPSNLPPASDETALLEDLELYPVDPDELTPVQAEARTNARATYAEQVQRYAWALVEVMAPALAQDWQLAAPSVRARTVAENCTRLNLPVPEWIIEATEREKWRETQPPQPGFSPTVAAALPIEVRGQFAQKNYEDRNPNLGAVLTAMWPFDPLERPVIWRWASDDALTQGTKEMLRRGQHEHLEREIAINSSSRREAVERAALAVELAVGAGDDDLHQSGEGVAGESANHPAPAIPESLRQQAVDWEREADLLLLMMGQTDPVPSNQLSGHLSASTFIRLSEDPQGTVHQLMRPVPQRPSRAATIGTAVHALIEEHFGVAPSADPLEAPDAEDTVGVDLPGSAASTALAESTEDPADPSESASPADLQEQDEFTFEDAYEESESELEASVQRLWERFANSEWGSDEWKERIWAVEYPVETHIEGLSLRGRIDAVFRTEDEDGERWVLVDWKSGSRPKMATMQSRRFQLGLYRIAFSRIMGVDPERISTVFVYLGGKGVAEVWDHQIRGGLPTEAQLAKVIREARKG, from the coding sequence ATGACTGACTCTGGCGCATACGGCGCTACTCACCCCGGCGTTACCCCCGGCGCTCACCCCGTTTCTGGCGCCGGCATGCTCACCCCCGCCCAGTGGTGTGAGCACAATAGCTGGCAGCTGCCCAACGGCATGCTCTTCTCTGCTGAAGCCGCCGCGAACGACCCGGCGCTGAAGCCTGCCAACTACCGCAGTGCCCTTGATATTGCCGAGATGCTCAACGGGGCTGACGGCAAGAAGCCGACCCCCGAGCAGGTGCGCATGATTGAGGCGGGCCCCGCCCCGACCCTCGTCATTGCCGGTGCCGGTTCGGGCAAGACCGCGACCATGGTTGACCGCGTGATTTGGCTGGTCGACAACGGTTTTGTGCGCCCTGAAGAGGTGCTGGGCGTGACCTTCACCCGCAAGGCAGCAACCGAGTTGCGCAGCCGTATGCGTGCCGGTCTGAACACGCTGCGCCGTAGCCGCCGCGTCGCCCCGACCGATGAGGAACTGCGCGAGGGCATCGCTGACCCGACCGTGCTCACCTACCACTCCTACGCGAATAACCTCGTGAAGGAGTACGGTCTGCGCCTGGGCGTGGAGCAGGACGCGCAGATGCTTGGCGATGCGCAGAAGTGGCAGCTTGCCGCGCAGATTGTGCAGTACTGGGAGGGGGAGCTTCCCCTCGACCACGACGGCGTGCCGGTGTCTGCGGCGACCATGATTAACCAGATGCTGCAGCTCTCGGACGAGTGCGCGGAGCATCTGGTGGAGCCGCAGGAGGTCATTGACTTCTGCACCGAGCAGTTGGCGGCGTATGCGGCGGTGCCTGATCCGCGCCGCGCGACGAAGACTGAGAAGGAGATCCTGAAGGTTCAGCGTCTGCTACGTAACCGCCGAGTGTACGCGCGCATGGCGATGAGCTACGCCCGCGTGAAGGCGCGCATGCAGGTGCTGGATTTTGGTGACCTGATGCGTTTTGCCGCCCGCATTGCGGAGGCTGACCCGGCGATTCGTGAGGGTGAGCGTGCCCGCTTCAAGGTGGTTCTGCTGGATGAGTTCCAGGACACTTCGCACGCGCAGATGCGCTTGTTCTCCTCGATTTACGGCGCCGATGAGGAGGCGGGTATCCCGGCGCATCCGGTGATGGCTGTGGGCGACCCGAAGCAGTCGATTTACGGTTTCCGTGGTGCTTCGGACGGTCAGATGTTCAGCTTCTACCGTCATTTCCCGACCGAGCATGTGCAGCCGCTGTTCCTGTCCATTGCGTGGCGTAACGACATTTCGGTGCTGAACGCGGCAAACCACGTGGCGGAGAAGCTGAAGGAGGTTCCCGAGTGGGTGCGTGCCGCCGACGGCGATATTACCGCCGCTCAGGTTCCCGACCTGCGTCCGCGCTGCGCCCTGGTGGGGGAGCCTGGTTCGCCCGCTTTTGAGCAGGCTGCCGCGGGCATGGTGGGGCGTGTTGATTTGACGTACCACGACTCTGACCGTGAGGAAGCTGTGGCTATTGCCGAGCGTATTGCGGCGATGCGCGCGCAGGCGGTGCGCGAGTATGAGCGCGCCTACGCGGCGCATCGTTCCGGTGATGGTTCGGTGCGTCCGCGCCTGAAGATGCCCGAGATTGCGGTGTTGGCGCGTGTGCACGGTCAGCTGGACCCGATTCGTGTGGAGTGCGAGCGTCTGGGCATTCCGGTGCAGCAGGTGGGTTTGGGCGGTTTGCTCTCCCAACCGGAGGTTGTGGATTTGGTGTCGGCGTTGCGTGTGCTGGCGGATCCGAACCGTTCGGATGCCCTGGCGCGCCTGCTGACGGGTGCGCGTTGGCGTTTGGGTGCGGCGGATATGTTGGCGCTGGGTGATTGGGCGCAGTCGCTGGTGCGTGAGCGTGAGCGTGCCCTGCGTGAGCAGATGGCGTTGCGTATGCTCGCGGAGGCTGAAGACGCCGACGACGCAGCCGCTATCATCCTGCAGGCGGAGCATCTGCATGCCGCCCAGGAACGCCTGGACGAAACCCTCAAGGGCGCGGTGGAGGATTCCTCCGGCTACGCCTCCCTCATTGAGGCGGTGGAGAACCTGCCGCAGGATGGCGCGGACGGCGAACCCCTCTACGGTGAGCAGTACCGCGGCCGCCGCTTCTCCCCGGCGGCGCTGGAGCGTCTGCGTGCTTTCGCTGAGCAGATGCGCGTGCTGCGTGCCGGTTTGAGCGAGGATTTGGGCACGCTGCTGTACGAGATTGAACGGACCATGCTGCTCGATATTGAGCTGGCGGTCCGCCCGGGTACCGACCCGCTGGGTTCGCGCGCGAACCTGGACGCTTTCCACGAGGTTGCCGCCGCCTACGGCATGTCGGCGCCGCGTATTAACGCGATGATTTACGCCGGTTCTGACGGCGTGAGCGCGGAGGAGGGCGATCCGGGTGCGCGCCGCTTCCTGCTGTCTTCGGGCGGCGTGAGCTACGTGATGGGCTTTCTCGCCTGGCTTGAGCGTGCCGATGATGAGGAGAAGGGCCTGGCGCTGGGTGCGGTGGAACCTGACCCGAACGCGGTGCAGCTGATGACCATGCACGCGGCGAAGGGCTTGGAGTGGGATCATGTGCTTCTGCCGGGTCTGTGCGGTAGCGCGACCGGCGGGCAGACCCCGAACCTGTGGCAGATGTCGGCTAATGCGGCTCTGCCCTGGCCGCTGCGTGGCGACCGCGAGTACCTCCCGTCGATCCTTGAGACCATGGAGGAGATTACCGCCTTCGAGAAAGCGAAGGACCTGGAAGACTACCTGGCCGAGCATAAAGATGATGCCGCCGAGCACGCCGGCATGGAGGACCGCCGCCTCATGTACGTGGCGATGACCCGTGCCCGTAACCTGCTGGCGATGAGCGCCTACCGCTGGAAGAGTGCTTCTGTGGCACCTCAGCCGGTGCAACCCTTCTGGGAGGAGCTGATGGAGATGCTTTTCAAGTCGCTCTTCGACATGGGCACGCCCACGGTAGATGCGCCCTCTGTGCGCTTCGAGGAGACGATGGATACCCCCTGGGCGGCGCCGCAGCTGGTGGGTATGGGCCTGTCGTACACAATGCCGAACCCCGCCGATAAGCGCAAAAAGGTGCACCTGAACCATGTGCGCCGCTGGGTTGAGCAGCTGGCCGAGTCGAAGTACCGCCTGACCGAACCGGTGACCCTGGTGCACGGTACGGTCGTGGACCCCTCGAACCTGCCGCCCGCCTCCGATGAGACGGCTCTGCTGGAGGACCTCGAACTCTACCCCGTAGACCCTGACGAGCTCACCCCCGTACAGGCGGAGGCGCGCACGAACGCCCGGGCAACCTACGCCGAGCAGGTGCAACGCTACGCCTGGGCGCTGGTTGAGGTCATGGCTCCCGCCCTCGCGCAGGATTGGCAGCTGGCGGCTCCTTCCGTACGAGCACGCACGGTGGCGGAGAACTGCACCCGCCTGAACCTGCCGGTGCCCGAATGGATCATCGAAGCCACCGAGCGGGAGAAATGGCGTGAGACGCAACCGCCTCAGCCCGGTTTCTCGCCCACGGTGGCGGCGGCGCTGCCGATTGAGGTGCGCGGCCAATTCGCTCAGAAGAACTACGAGGACAGGAACCCGAACCTGGGTGCGGTGCTGACCGCCATGTGGCCTTTTGATCCGCTGGAGCGCCCCGTAATTTGGCGTTGGGCGTCTGATGACGCTCTCACGCAGGGTACAAAGGAGATGCTTCGCCGCGGCCAGCATGAGCACCTGGAACGTGAGATTGCGATTAACTCCTCGAGCCGTCGCGAGGCGGTGGAGCGTGCCGCCCTGGCGGTGGAACTCGCCGTCGGCGCGGGTGACGATGACCTGCACCAGAGCGGGGAGGGTGTAGCGGGGGAGAGCGCAAACCACCCCGCACCCGCCATTCCCGAATCCCTGCGCCAGCAGGCGGTGGACTGGGAACGCGAAGCCGACCTGCTACTGCTCATGATGGGCCAGACCGACCCTGTGCCCAGCAACCAGCTGTCGGGGCACCTGTCCGCATCCACGTTCATTCGCCTGAGCGAGGACCCGCAGGGCACGGTGCATCAGCTGATGCGCCCGGTGCCTCAGCGTCCCTCGCGTGCGGCAACGATTGGTACGGCGGTGCACGCGCTGATTGAGGAGCACTTCGGGGTGGCGCCGAGCGCCGACCCGCTGGAGGCGCCCGACGCGGAGGACACGGTGGGCGTTGACCTGCCGGGTTCCGCTGCCTCCACCGCGCTCGCTGAGTCTACAGAAGACCCCGCAGACCCCTCTGAATCTGCAAGTCCGGCTGACCTGCAGGAGCAGGACGAGTTCACCTTCGAGGACGCCTACGAGGAGTCCGAGAGCGAACTGGAAGCCTCCGTTCAGCGCCTCTGGGAGCGCTTCGCCAACAGCGAGTGGGGCAGCGATGAGTGGAAGGAACGCATCTGGGCGGTCGAGTACCCGGTCGAAACCCATATCGAGGGTCTAAGCCTGCGCGGCCGTATCGACGCGGTGTTCCGCACCGAGGACGAGGACGGCGAACGCTGGGTTCTGGTGGACTGGAAGAGCGGTTCCCGCCCGAAGATGGCGACCATGCAGTCTCGACGCTTCCAGCTGGGCCTGTACCGTATCGCGTTCTCCCGCATTATGGGCGTGGACCCGGAGCGTATCAGCACCGTGTTCGTGTACCTGGGCGGCAAGGGCGTTGCGGAGGTGTGGGATCACCAGATCCGCGGAGGCCTGCCCACGGAGGCGCAGCTGGCGAAGGTGATTCGTGAGGCGCGCAAGGGCTAG